The following proteins are encoded in a genomic region of Pikeienuella piscinae:
- a CDS encoding SDR family oxidoreductase translates to MRQDINGWTIWITGAGSGIGAAMARAFADAGCVVALTARSPDPLNALAAEITAAGGTALVHAADVRDRDGLARIAREIAGETGRLDLLCNNAGLNIPKRRWAEIDWESWDAVIDVNVKGALNAIAAALPIMRAQGGGVVINTSSWAGRFHSAAGGVPYGASKHALTDISASLNSEEGANGVRSTALCPAEVATPLMTRRPGYDPAAAAAMIQPEDLADAALFVARMNPNVAIHEIAVAPVRR, encoded by the coding sequence ATGCGACAGGACATCAACGGGTGGACGATCTGGATCACGGGCGCGGGCTCGGGGATCGGCGCGGCGATGGCGCGCGCCTTCGCGGACGCCGGTTGCGTCGTCGCGCTCACCGCGCGCTCTCCCGACCCTCTGAATGCGCTTGCGGCGGAGATCACTGCCGCCGGCGGAACCGCCCTCGTCCATGCCGCCGACGTGCGCGACCGCGACGGCCTCGCCCGCATCGCGCGCGAAATCGCCGGTGAGACCGGGCGGCTCGATCTGCTCTGCAACAATGCCGGGTTGAACATCCCGAAGCGCCGCTGGGCGGAGATCGACTGGGAAAGCTGGGACGCGGTGATCGACGTGAACGTCAAGGGCGCGCTCAACGCCATCGCCGCGGCCCTGCCGATCATGCGCGCGCAAGGCGGCGGCGTCGTCATCAACACTTCGTCCTGGGCCGGCAGGTTCCACTCGGCGGCGGGCGGCGTGCCCTACGGCGCCTCCAAACATGCGTTGACCGACATCAGCGCCAGCCTGAACTCCGAGGAAGGCGCGAACGGCGTTCGATCCACCGCGCTTTGCCCGGCCGAGGTTGCGACGCCGCTCATGACTCGCCGCCCGGGCTACGACCCGGCCGCGGCGGCGGCGATGATACAGCCCGAAGACCTCGCCGACGCGGCTCTCTTCGTCGCCCGGATGAACCCCAATGTCGCCATCCACGAAATCGCCGTAGCACCCGTTCGCAGATAA
- a CDS encoding VOC family protein, giving the protein MTHPVKGVDHVFVLVDSLDESRDIYARLGFTLSPRGVHSANKGAANHTIMFPDDYFELLGLIAETPDNRGRREMLAREGQGLHAVACRIDDADGAKTALDALGIATETPTGFSRPVPLPGGGEAMASFRTFQFKPAEVPLGICFMCQHLTRENVWIPQLLQHPNSANGLAAIVAATEDPDAAARSFARLFAAGKVSAIEGGARVETGARSAPLEILARDALAARYPDFDMSATPRSAYAALRIRVADMAKARAALDRGGFTPVETAAGLAVGPKAACGVVLEFVAA; this is encoded by the coding sequence ATGACCCATCCCGTGAAGGGCGTCGATCACGTCTTCGTTCTGGTCGACAGTCTCGATGAGAGCCGCGACATCTACGCCCGGCTCGGCTTCACCCTGTCGCCGCGCGGCGTTCATAGCGCCAATAAGGGCGCGGCTAACCACACCATCATGTTTCCCGACGACTATTTCGAACTTCTGGGCCTGATCGCCGAAACCCCCGACAACCGCGGTCGCCGCGAGATGCTCGCGCGCGAAGGTCAGGGTCTGCACGCCGTCGCCTGCCGGATCGACGACGCCGACGGGGCGAAGACGGCGCTCGACGCGCTCGGGATCGCGACGGAGACGCCGACGGGCTTCTCCCGCCCGGTGCCGCTCCCTGGCGGCGGCGAGGCGATGGCGTCATTCCGCACGTTCCAGTTCAAGCCGGCGGAGGTTCCGCTCGGCATCTGCTTCATGTGCCAGCATCTGACGCGTGAGAATGTCTGGATTCCCCAACTGCTGCAGCATCCCAACAGCGCCAACGGACTCGCCGCAATCGTGGCGGCGACCGAGGACCCCGACGCGGCGGCGCGGAGCTTCGCGCGGCTTTTCGCAGCGGGGAAGGTTTCCGCCATCGAGGGCGGCGCGCGGGTGGAGACCGGCGCACGCTCCGCCCCGCTGGAAATCCTTGCGCGCGACGCGCTTGCGGCGCGCTATCCGGATTTCGACATGAGCGCGACCCCCCGGAGCGCCTACGCGGCGCTGCGGATCCGCGTCGCGGACATGGCGAAGGCGCGCGCCGCGCTGGACAGGGGCGGCTTCACGCCCGTTGAGACCGCGGCGGGACTCGCGGTCGGTCCGAAGGCCGCCTGCGGCGTGGTCCTCGAATTCGTCGCTGCTTGA
- a CDS encoding L-2-amino-thiazoline-4-carboxylic acid hydrolase — translation MSDMGILVRRRIEALILKHVYEVLKARSGEEEAQSVIGEAVSNSAIEHGKGFAEALGRAPSLKDFLDIMPLWTKDDALQIEMLEADEEKLDFNVVRCRYSEMYKEMGLGNIGHLLSCNRDGDFCVGYNPEMELTRTQTIMKGASHCDFRYRMKKD, via the coding sequence ATGAGCGACATGGGCATTCTCGTGCGCCGCCGCATCGAGGCGCTGATCCTCAAACACGTCTATGAAGTGCTGAAGGCCCGCTCCGGCGAGGAGGAGGCGCAATCCGTGATCGGCGAGGCCGTGTCCAATTCCGCGATCGAGCACGGCAAGGGCTTCGCCGAGGCGCTTGGGCGCGCGCCGTCGCTCAAGGACTTTCTCGACATCATGCCGCTCTGGACGAAGGATGACGCGCTCCAGATCGAAATGCTGGAAGCGGATGAGGAGAAGCTCGACTTCAATGTTGTCCGCTGCCGCTATTCCGAGATGTACAAGGAGATGGGTCTCGGCAATATCGGCCACCTGCTGTCCTGCAATCGGGATGGTGATTTCTGCGTCGGCTACAATCCGGAGATGGAGCTGACCCGGACGCAGACCATCATGAAGGGCGCCAGCCACTGCGACTTCCGCTACCGTATGAAAAAGGACTGA
- a CDS encoding NAD(P)/FAD-dependent oxidoreductase — protein sequence MNKPFPPSIWADVSAPRPPKPKLLGETEADAVVIGGGFTGLSSALHLARRGLSVVLLEANAVGWGASGRNNGQVIPILTAAEPDAMIARHGAAGERFARLVGASAGYLFDVAREEGIEAEAEAEQAGWFQPAHSPGRIRLSEKRVDAWRRLGFPAELLDANASEKLLGSGFWHGGMFNPTGGHVNPLGLARGLAAAAERRGAIIHEDSPATDWAREGDFWRARTAEGAVKARALVLATNAYTDHSVASLAPRLARTIVPVLSWQMSTEPIGDNLRANILPGRQAVSDTRGDLRFFRYDARNRIITGGAVLGSWNVAERVKATAAARMAEAFPDLGAPKMTHVWSGYVGMTRDRFPRIHRLGPDGWAWIGCNGRGVALSVSLGREMAAAIAGEPEAELALPLSEPDPLPAHSIVRRIAPWYLAWLKRADHKEPNFD from the coding sequence ATGAACAAACCATTTCCCCCCTCCATCTGGGCCGATGTCTCGGCCCCTCGTCCGCCCAAGCCGAAACTGCTGGGTGAGACCGAGGCTGACGCGGTCGTGATCGGCGGCGGCTTCACCGGCCTTTCTTCCGCTCTGCACCTCGCGCGGCGCGGGCTGAGCGTCGTGCTGCTGGAGGCGAACGCAGTCGGATGGGGCGCCTCGGGGCGCAACAACGGGCAGGTGATCCCGATCCTGACGGCGGCCGAACCGGATGCGATGATCGCCCGCCACGGCGCCGCCGGCGAACGTTTCGCGCGGCTCGTCGGCGCGAGCGCAGGCTATCTCTTCGATGTCGCGCGCGAAGAAGGAATCGAGGCGGAGGCCGAAGCCGAACAGGCCGGCTGGTTTCAGCCCGCCCATTCCCCCGGGCGCATCCGGCTCAGCGAAAAGCGCGTCGATGCGTGGCGCCGGCTCGGCTTTCCGGCGGAGCTGTTGGACGCCAACGCGTCCGAGAAACTTCTGGGCTCCGGATTCTGGCATGGCGGCATGTTCAACCCGACAGGCGGCCACGTGAATCCGCTGGGGCTGGCGCGCGGCCTCGCCGCCGCCGCGGAGCGCCGCGGCGCGATCATCCACGAAGACAGTCCCGCGACCGACTGGGCGCGCGAGGGTGATTTCTGGCGCGCGCGGACGGCGGAAGGCGCGGTAAAGGCGCGCGCTCTTGTTCTCGCCACCAACGCTTATACCGATCACTCCGTCGCTTCGCTCGCGCCTCGGCTGGCGCGGACCATCGTGCCAGTGCTTTCCTGGCAGATGTCGACCGAGCCGATCGGCGACAATCTGCGCGCGAATATCCTGCCGGGCCGGCAGGCGGTCTCGGACACGCGCGGCGATCTGCGCTTCTTCCGCTATGACGCGCGCAACCGCATCATCACCGGCGGCGCGGTGCTCGGGTCATGGAACGTGGCCGAACGCGTGAAGGCGACCGCGGCGGCGCGCATGGCCGAGGCGTTTCCGGATCTCGGCGCCCCGAAGATGACCCACGTCTGGTCGGGCTATGTCGGCATGACGCGGGACCGTTTCCCGCGCATTCACCGACTCGGACCCGACGGCTGGGCGTGGATCGGCTGCAACGGGCGGGGTGTCGCGCTTTCGGTTTCGCTCGGCCGCGAGATGGCCGCCGCCATCGCGGGCGAACCGGAGGCGGAGCTGGCCCTGCCGCTTTCAGAGCCGGATCCGCTGCCCGCTCATTCGATCGTGCGCCGTATCGCGCCATGGTATCTCGCCTGGCTGAAGCGCGCCGACCATAAAGAGCCGAATTTTGACTGA
- a CDS encoding ABC transporter permease has translation MSLAEPDALPPPEPSRLRVFWRRYRRNRAAVLGLILLFGVILMALLAGIYEPVDPLRRAGAPLTWPFTDQATPLGTDQLGRDILAGILYGARISLMIGLVATLISITIGIVIGAVSGYFGGWIDDVLMRVTEAFQTIPSFVLLLALVAILGSSIENIVLAIGIVSWTAPARLARAEFMSLRKREFVEAVRNLGVGDAAIIFREILPNALPPVVVYASVIMALAILMESALAFLGLGDPNYASWGNMIGQGRAVLRSDWFVAAIPGIAIVLTVLSFSLLGEGLNEVLNPRQKKG, from the coding sequence ATGAGCCTCGCAGAACCGGACGCCCTGCCGCCCCCCGAGCCGTCCCGCCTCCGGGTCTTCTGGCGCCGTTATCGCCGCAACCGCGCGGCCGTGCTGGGACTGATCCTGCTCTTTGGCGTGATCCTGATGGCCCTGCTCGCGGGGATCTACGAGCCGGTGGACCCGCTGCGCCGGGCGGGCGCCCCCCTGACCTGGCCGTTCACCGATCAGGCGACGCCGCTCGGCACCGACCAGCTCGGCCGCGACATCCTCGCGGGCATCCTCTACGGCGCGCGCATCTCGCTCATGATCGGGCTGGTGGCGACGCTGATCTCGATCACGATCGGCATCGTCATCGGCGCGGTCTCCGGCTATTTCGGCGGATGGATCGACGATGTGCTGATGCGGGTGACGGAAGCGTTCCAGACCATCCCGAGCTTTGTCCTGCTGCTCGCGCTGGTGGCGATTCTCGGCTCCTCGATCGAGAATATCGTGCTCGCCATCGGCATCGTCTCGTGGACCGCGCCGGCGCGGCTGGCGCGGGCGGAGTTCATGTCGCTGCGAAAGCGCGAATTCGTGGAGGCGGTGCGCAATCTCGGCGTGGGCGACGCCGCGATCATCTTCCGCGAGATTCTGCCGAACGCGCTGCCTCCGGTCGTGGTCTACGCGTCGGTCATCATGGCGCTGGCGATCCTGATGGAGAGCGCGCTGGCTTTCCTCGGGCTCGGCGACCCGAATTATGCGAGTTGGGGCAACATGATCGGTCAGGGGCGCGCGGTGTTGCGCAGCGACTGGTTCGTAGCGGCGATTCCCGGAATCGCCATCGTGTTGACCGTTCTTTCCTTCTCTCTTCTGGGCGAGGGCTTGAACGAGGTTCTGAACCCGAGGCAGAAGAAGGGATGA
- a CDS encoding ABC transporter permease, with the protein MRILKYALRRAAQAVPVILLIMIGAFLLLKLAPGDTVDALVGDMGGADAQFIARLRAEYGLDQPVWVQLWRYLLKMASFDFGWSFVFEQPVATVLLDRLWITLTLMCSSLFLAFTIGVALGAIAARRAYSATDNVISTLGLVFYATPSFFLALMMIVLFSIKLGWLPVGGVKDIAAFYTGWDHYVDVALHFVMPTAALSLIYLAFYLRLMRASVLEVAELDYVRTARAKGAGEGRLMIHHIMRNALLPVVTLLGLQFSTLLGGSVVVETIFTLPGLGQLAYQSVIQRDMNTLMGIVFLSSVIVILVNFLTDLLYARLDSRIELS; encoded by the coding sequence ATGCGAATTCTGAAATACGCTCTTCGCCGCGCGGCGCAGGCGGTGCCGGTGATCCTTCTGATCATGATCGGCGCCTTCCTGCTGCTCAAGCTCGCACCCGGCGATACGGTGGATGCGCTGGTCGGCGATATGGGCGGCGCGGACGCGCAATTCATCGCGCGGCTCCGCGCCGAATACGGGCTCGACCAGCCGGTCTGGGTCCAGCTCTGGCGTTATCTGCTCAAGATGGCGAGCTTCGATTTCGGCTGGTCCTTCGTCTTCGAGCAACCGGTGGCGACGGTGCTGCTCGATCGGCTCTGGATCACGCTGACGCTGATGTGCTCCTCTCTCTTTCTGGCGTTCACCATCGGCGTCGCGCTCGGCGCCATCGCCGCGCGGCGGGCCTATTCCGCGACCGACAACGTGATCTCCACGCTCGGGCTGGTGTTCTACGCCACGCCGAGCTTCTTTCTCGCGCTGATGATGATCGTGCTGTTCTCGATCAAACTCGGCTGGCTCCCGGTGGGCGGGGTCAAGGACATCGCGGCCTTCTACACCGGCTGGGACCATTATGTGGATGTGGCGCTGCATTTCGTCATGCCGACGGCGGCGCTCTCCCTGATCTATCTCGCGTTCTATCTTCGCCTGATGCGCGCGAGCGTGCTGGAGGTCGCCGAACTCGATTATGTCCGCACCGCGCGCGCGAAAGGGGCCGGGGAGGGACGGCTGATGATCCATCACATCATGCGCAACGCGCTCCTGCCGGTCGTGACCCTGCTCGGGCTCCAGTTCTCGACGCTGCTCGGCGGGTCGGTGGTGGTCGAGACGATCTTCACGCTGCCCGGCCTCGGGCAGCTCGCCTATCAGTCGGTGATCCAGCGCGACATGAACACCTTGATGGGCATCGTGTTCTTGAGTTCCGTCATCGTGATCCTCGTCAATTTCCTCACCGATCTGCTCTATGCGCGGCTCGATTCGCGGATCGAACTGTCATGA
- a CDS encoding glycosyltransferase, producing MHILMVLAGDARKASSRVRGYWIAEALENRGHEVTIRQTDRRTQYPTLLADIFRADVVVFQKKYGRYDILAARICRLLGKRFFFDIDDAPSRVLSSAAGRRAGKMMALSHGVLAGSEALVELSRRSQKAVHHFPSGIRLENYRPTQPADQRPVCLGWIGNGAHYADDLTNILAKPLSRLGARQPIRFRLVGACGVRRLYDVFGALEGVTIDFIDQIDWSSPDAVADAVEPFDIGLYPLSPGPFNEYKCAFKALEYMGCALPVVASGVGANAALVEDGETGFLCETAEDWEAALGRLSNDPELRARLGREGRRKAENDYSVSSLAAQLEAILLP from the coding sequence ATGCATATTCTGATGGTTCTGGCAGGCGACGCGCGTAAGGCCAGTTCACGCGTTCGTGGCTACTGGATCGCCGAGGCGTTGGAGAACCGGGGCCACGAAGTCACGATTCGGCAAACCGACCGGCGCACGCAATACCCCACGCTGCTGGCCGATATATTCCGCGCCGACGTCGTCGTTTTCCAGAAGAAATACGGCCGCTACGATATTCTGGCGGCGCGGATCTGTCGTCTGCTGGGCAAGCGCTTCTTCTTTGACATCGACGATGCGCCAAGCCGCGTGCTTTCTTCCGCGGCGGGCCGACGCGCGGGAAAGATGATGGCGCTGAGCCACGGCGTTCTGGCGGGGAGCGAAGCGCTGGTCGAGCTGTCGCGGCGCTCTCAGAAGGCTGTGCACCATTTCCCTTCCGGTATCCGGCTTGAGAACTACCGTCCCACTCAACCGGCGGACCAGAGGCCGGTATGCCTCGGCTGGATCGGAAACGGCGCGCATTACGCCGACGATCTGACGAATATCCTCGCCAAGCCGCTTTCACGTCTCGGAGCGCGTCAGCCCATCCGCTTCCGTCTGGTCGGGGCCTGCGGGGTTCGGCGTCTTTATGACGTGTTCGGCGCCTTGGAGGGCGTAACCATCGACTTCATCGATCAGATCGACTGGTCGAGCCCCGACGCGGTCGCAGACGCCGTGGAACCGTTCGACATTGGACTCTACCCACTCTCGCCCGGGCCGTTCAACGAGTACAAGTGCGCGTTCAAGGCGTTGGAATACATGGGTTGCGCGCTGCCGGTGGTGGCGAGCGGCGTTGGCGCCAACGCCGCTCTCGTAGAAGACGGCGAGACCGGCTTCCTCTGTGAGACGGCGGAAGACTGGGAAGCCGCGCTCGGGAGGCTCTCGAACGACCCGGAGTTGAGGGCCAGGCTCGGGAGGGAAGGACGGCGCAAGGCCGAGAATGACTATTCCGTATCGTCTCTGGCGGCTCAGCTTGAAGCCATTCTCTTACCCTGA
- a CDS encoding M20 aminoacylase family protein: MAVENWVSKQIADLTEFRRDLHRNPELLYDVSRTAGRVADALRAAGVDEVHEGIGRTGVVGIIRGRSDASGRMIGLRADMDALPILEESGAEWTSEIPGKMHACGHDGHTTMLIGAARELAESRNFDGAVAVIFQPAEEGGAGAKAMIDDGMLTRFPMQEVYGMHNQPGLALGEFAVRSGPIMGSVDEIRITIEGVGGHAAFPHQTTDPLMATSALVQAAQSIVSRNLDPLKSAVISITTIHGGDAFNVIPQTIELTGTVRTLDEEVRTMVERRLNRAVQGIADAFDAKGTLDYIRMYPVTVNDEMGVERAAEAAAEVAGAERVNMNWTPSMGGEDFSFMLNERPGAMIFVGNGPSAGLHHPAYDFNDEVFAWGCSYWTTLVRQRLRAAE, encoded by the coding sequence ATGGCCGTCGAAAACTGGGTGTCGAAGCAGATTGCGGACCTGACCGAATTCCGCCGAGACCTGCACCGCAATCCCGAGTTGCTCTACGATGTCTCCCGCACCGCCGGACGCGTGGCCGACGCGCTTCGAGCGGCGGGCGTGGATGAGGTGCACGAGGGGATCGGGCGCACCGGCGTTGTCGGCATCATTCGCGGGCGCTCCGACGCTTCGGGCCGGATGATCGGCTTGCGCGCCGATATGGACGCGCTGCCTATCCTGGAGGAGTCGGGCGCCGAGTGGACCTCCGAGATTCCCGGAAAGATGCACGCCTGCGGTCATGACGGCCACACGACGATGCTGATCGGCGCCGCGCGCGAACTGGCCGAAAGCCGCAATTTCGATGGCGCGGTGGCGGTGATCTTTCAGCCTGCCGAGGAGGGCGGGGCGGGCGCGAAGGCGATGATCGACGATGGAATGCTGACCCGCTTCCCGATGCAGGAGGTCTACGGCATGCATAACCAGCCTGGCCTTGCGCTGGGCGAATTCGCGGTCCGCTCCGGGCCGATCATGGGCTCGGTGGACGAGATCCGCATCACGATCGAGGGTGTCGGCGGCCACGCCGCCTTTCCGCACCAGACCACGGACCCGCTGATGGCGACCTCGGCGCTGGTGCAGGCCGCGCAGTCCATCGTCTCGCGCAATCTCGATCCGCTGAAATCGGCGGTGATCTCGATCACGACGATCCACGGCGGCGACGCCTTTAATGTCATCCCTCAGACCATCGAGTTGACCGGCACCGTTCGGACGCTGGACGAAGAAGTCCGCACGATGGTGGAGCGCCGGCTGAACCGTGCGGTCCAGGGTATCGCGGACGCGTTCGATGCGAAGGGAACGCTCGACTATATCCGGATGTATCCCGTCACGGTCAATGACGAGATGGGAGTGGAGCGTGCGGCCGAGGCCGCGGCCGAAGTCGCCGGGGCCGAGCGGGTGAACATGAACTGGACGCCCTCCATGGGCGGCGAAGATTTTTCATTCATGTTGAACGAGCGGCCGGGCGCAATGATCTTCGTCGGCAACGGCCCGAGCGCGGGGCTCCACCATCCCGCATACGACTTCAATGACGAGGTCTTCGCCTGGGGCTGCTCCTACTGGACGACGCTGGTGCGCCAACGGCTGCGCGCCGCGGAATGA
- a CDS encoding ABC transporter ATP-binding protein, which yields MNEAPGPGNQTPILEIEDLRVELPRGSDRPYALDGISLKVNPGEILCLVGESGSGKSLAAGAVMRLLPGPQVRMTDGTIRFDGRDLSELGEAEMRALRGDRMAMIFQEPMTALNPQKTVGWQIDEVLKLHTDLSRRARRARALEMLERVHIPDPPSALNAYPHQVSGGQRQRVMIAMALAMSPLLVIADEPTTALDVTTQLQILRLIRELQKDEGSGILFITHDFGVVAEIADRVAVLRRGELVEQGPAEEILNRPRHEYTRALIAAVPGLRPPPPRDFSDAPVVLRAEKMLKTFKARGGLLSGRRKAVPAVNEVSFDLRRGETLGVVGESGSGKTTVSRCVTRLLEADGGKAELGGRDILHADARTLRAMRSEIQMVFQDAMASLNPRKRVVDLIAQGPITHGMNPALAREKARELLALVELSPAAAERYPHEFSGGQRQRIGIARALALEPKVIVADEPVSALDVSVQAQVLKLLTDLRARLDLSLLFVTHDLRVAAQICDRVAVMEKGRIVEMGVTAELFADPQHPYTRNLLRSIPGRDWTPPTQWDDAA from the coding sequence ATGAACGAGGCGCCCGGACCCGGAAACCAGACTCCGATCCTCGAGATCGAAGACCTCCGCGTCGAGCTGCCGCGCGGCTCGGACAGGCCCTATGCGCTCGACGGGATCAGCCTGAAGGTGAACCCGGGCGAAATCCTCTGCCTCGTCGGTGAGAGTGGCTCGGGCAAGAGCCTCGCCGCCGGCGCCGTGATGCGGCTGTTGCCGGGGCCGCAGGTGCGGATGACCGACGGGACGATCCGCTTCGACGGGCGTGATCTCTCCGAGCTTGGCGAAGCCGAGATGCGCGCGCTCAGGGGCGACCGCATGGCGATGATCTTCCAGGAGCCGATGACGGCGCTGAACCCTCAGAAAACCGTGGGCTGGCAGATCGACGAGGTTCTGAAGCTGCACACGGATCTCAGCCGCCGCGCCCGCCGCGCCCGGGCGCTGGAGATGCTCGAGCGGGTGCATATTCCCGATCCCCCCTCGGCGCTCAACGCCTATCCTCATCAGGTCTCCGGCGGCCAGCGCCAGCGCGTGATGATCGCGATGGCGCTCGCCATGTCGCCGCTCCTTGTGATCGCGGACGAGCCAACGACGGCGCTCGACGTCACCACGCAGCTTCAGATCCTGCGCCTGATCCGGGAGCTACAGAAAGACGAAGGCTCCGGCATCCTGTTCATAACCCATGATTTCGGCGTGGTGGCGGAGATCGCCGACCGCGTCGCGGTCCTGCGCCGGGGCGAGCTGGTGGAGCAGGGGCCGGCCGAGGAGATCCTGAACCGGCCTCGCCACGAATACACCCGCGCGTTGATCGCCGCGGTTCCCGGACTGCGTCCGCCCCCGCCGCGCGATTTCTCGGACGCGCCGGTGGTGCTGCGCGCCGAAAAGATGCTCAAGACGTTCAAGGCGCGCGGTGGCCTGCTGAGCGGCAGACGCAAGGCGGTGCCGGCGGTCAACGAAGTCTCCTTCGATCTGCGCCGGGGCGAGACGCTGGGCGTCGTCGGCGAGAGCGGCTCCGGCAAGACCACGGTTTCGCGTTGCGTGACCCGGCTGCTGGAGGCGGATGGCGGCAAGGCCGAGCTTGGCGGCCGCGACATCCTTCACGCCGACGCGCGCACCCTGCGCGCGATGCGCTCGGAAATCCAGATGGTGTTCCAGGACGCGATGGCCTCGCTCAACCCCCGGAAACGGGTGGTGGATCTGATCGCCCAAGGGCCGATCACGCACGGAATGAATCCGGCTCTGGCGCGGGAGAAAGCGCGCGAGCTGCTGGCTTTGGTAGAGCTCTCCCCCGCCGCCGCCGAGCGCTACCCGCATGAATTCTCCGGCGGCCAGCGCCAGCGCATCGGCATCGCCCGCGCGCTGGCGCTGGAGCCGAAAGTCATCGTCGCGGATGAACCCGTCTCGGCGCTAGACGTGTCGGTGCAGGCGCAGGTGCTCAAGCTCCTGACGGATCTGCGCGCCCGTCTCGATCTCTCGCTGCTGTTCGTCACCCATGATCTGCGGGTCGCGGCCCAGATCTGCGACCGGGTCGCGGTGATGGAGAAAGGGCGGATCGTCGAGATGGGCGTCACCGCCGAACTCTTCGCCGATCCGCAGCACCCCTATACGCGCAACCTGCTCCGCTCGATCCCCGGCCGCGACTGGACGCCGCCCACGCAGTGGGACGACGCCGCATAA
- a CDS encoding ABC transporter substrate-binding protein, whose protein sequence is MTMPFRLVGPAIVGAASVLMAAGLSAQEEPRRGGTVVTLMSSEQRILNPALRASTGVYNITGKIVEPLIDKSYDGYVPVLATDWSSSEDGLEITFKLREGVKWHDGEDFTCEDVSYTAMNMWKELLNYSSTLQQNLEAVDCPDPHTAVFKYSKPMPLDLMLAAMPDLGHPMPKHLYEGTDILKNEYNTAPVGTGPFKFVEYKRGQYVMMERNDNYWRGEQYPYLDRIVVRFIKDKSAAASALEAGEVLESSFNAIAMADVERLKDDPRFDVGTKGYENNVAHSTIEFNHRNPALANLKVRQAIYHGLDIDYAIQTIMRGFAKPGRGPIPSTAGANYTDDVPTYPYDVEKAKALLDEAGYPEDENGVRLRLRHRPAPWGEYTQLWGEYFAQAMKEIGIEVELLTNDAPGFLSGVYRDHDFDTANGWHQFRSDPAVSTTVWIRSGAPVGTPWSNQFGWQSDKMDEMIDAAAQELDPETRAQMYHDIQAMAMAELPVIFAIEHPFISATSKRLRNHHNTPRWVSSSWYDLWLAEE, encoded by the coding sequence ATGACGATGCCGTTCAGGCTTGTCGGCCCCGCGATCGTCGGTGCGGCCTCGGTTTTGATGGCGGCCGGCCTTTCCGCTCAGGAAGAGCCGCGGCGCGGCGGGACCGTGGTCACGTTGATGAGTTCCGAACAACGCATCCTGAATCCGGCGCTGCGCGCGTCGACAGGAGTCTACAACATCACCGGCAAGATCGTGGAGCCGCTGATCGACAAGAGCTATGATGGCTACGTGCCTGTTCTGGCGACGGACTGGTCCTCATCCGAAGATGGGCTCGAGATCACGTTCAAGCTCCGCGAGGGCGTGAAATGGCATGACGGTGAGGACTTCACCTGTGAGGATGTATCCTACACCGCGATGAACATGTGGAAGGAGTTGCTGAACTACTCCTCCACGCTTCAGCAGAACCTGGAAGCGGTGGATTGCCCCGATCCGCATACGGCGGTGTTCAAGTATTCGAAGCCGATGCCGTTGGACCTGATGCTCGCCGCCATGCCGGATCTCGGCCACCCGATGCCCAAGCATCTCTATGAGGGCACGGATATCCTCAAGAATGAGTATAACACCGCGCCGGTCGGCACCGGCCCTTTCAAGTTTGTCGAATACAAGCGCGGCCAGTACGTGATGATGGAGCGCAACGACAATTACTGGCGGGGCGAGCAGTATCCCTATCTCGACCGGATCGTGGTCCGCTTCATCAAGGACAAGTCGGCCGCAGCCTCCGCTCTCGAAGCCGGCGAGGTTCTGGAATCCAGTTTCAACGCCATCGCCATGGCCGATGTCGAGCGGCTCAAGGATGATCCGCGCTTCGACGTGGGCACCAAGGGTTACGAGAACAACGTCGCCCACTCCACCATCGAGTTCAATCACCGCAACCCGGCGCTGGCCAATCTGAAGGTGCGCCAGGCGATCTATCACGGGCTCGACATCGACTACGCCATACAGACGATCATGCGGGGCTTCGCCAAACCCGGCCGCGGCCCGATCCCCTCCACCGCCGGCGCGAACTACACCGACGATGTGCCGACCTATCCCTATGACGTAGAGAAGGCGAAGGCGTTGCTCGATGAGGCGGGTTACCCCGAGGACGAGAACGGCGTGCGGCTGCGGCTGCGGCACCGGCCGGCGCCCTGGGGCGAATACACCCAGCTTTGGGGCGAGTATTTCGCTCAGGCGATGAAGGAGATCGGCATCGAGGTGGAGCTGCTGACCAACGACGCGCCCGGCTTCCTCAGCGGCGTCTATCGGGATCATGACTTCGACACCGCGAACGGCTGGCATCAGTTCCGCTCGGACCCCGCCGTGTCGACGACGGTCTGGATCCGCTCCGGCGCGCCCGTCGGCACCCCGTGGTCCAACCAGTTCGGCTGGCAGTCCGACAAGATGGACGAGATGATCGACGCCGCCGCTCAGGAACTCGATCCCGAGACGCGCGCGCAGATGTATCATGACATTCAGGCCATGGCGATGGCGGAGCTGCCGGTCATCTTCGCCATCGAGCATCCCTTCATCTCGGCGACTTCGAAGAGGCTGCGCAATCACCACAACACGCCGCGCTGGGTTTCGTCGAGCTGGTACGATCTTTGGCTCGCGGAAGAGTGA